A genome region from Macaca nemestrina isolate mMacNem1 chromosome 15, mMacNem.hap1, whole genome shotgun sequence includes the following:
- the CIMIP4 gene encoding ciliary microtubule inner protein 4, with amino-acid sequence MELGHRAGTTSLTKAHLNDKEDQQNLDPWKTTCSSLDTSKFKNQGLSPPQPLPRGASTQGSSLGQCHSKEIPPPPPTAARRDSLGVDPQSRSLKNGGSRSSSRENRATSGEGTQPCQGTDDVPSLGAQDQRSTPTNQKGSIIPNNIRHKFGSNVVDELVSEEQAQRAIDEAFEGQKKASSWPSRTPNPVEISSVFSDYYDLGYNMRSNLFQGAAEETKSLMKASYTPEVIEKSVRDLEHWHGRKTDDLGRWHRKNAMNLNLQKALEEKYGENSKSKSSKY; translated from the exons ATGGAGCTGGGCCACCGAGCAG GTACAACCTCTTTGACCAAGGCCCACCTGAACGACAAGGAGGACCAGCAGAACTTGGACCCCTGGAAAACGACCTGCAGTTCCTTGGACACCTCCAAGTTCAAGAACCAGGGTCTGTCGCCACCACAGCCCCTGCCCCGGGGAGCCAGCACTCAAGGCAGCTCCCTAGGGCAGTGCCACTCGAAGGAGATTCCCCCTCCACCTCCGACTGCTGCCAGAAGGGATTCTCTGGGGGTGGACCCACAGTCCAGGTCCCTGAAGAACGGGGGCTCTCGATCCTCCTCAAGAGAGAACAGGGCCACCTCGGGAGAGGGGACTCAGCCATGCCAGGGGACGGATGACGTTCCCAGCTTGGGGGCCCAGGACCAGAGGAGCACACCCACGAACCAGAAGGGCAGCATCATTCCTAATAACATTCGCCACAAGTTTGGGAGCAACGTGGTGGACGAGCTGGTCTCCGAGGAGCAG GCTCAAAGGGCTATTGATGAAGCCTTCGAGGGCCAGAAGAAGGCAAGCTCATGGCCCAGCAGGACCCCGAATCCTGTGGAAATCTCCTCCGTCTTCTCAGACTACTATGATCTCGGCTACAACATGCGGTCAAACTTGTTTCAAG GGGCTGCTGAGGAGACAAAGAGCCTCATGAAGGCTTCCTACACACCAGAGGTCATTGAGAAATCAGTTAGGGACTTAGAACACTGGCATGGCAGAAAGACGGATGATCTGG GACGGTGGCACCGGAAAAATGCTATGAATCTGAACTTGCAGAAAGCACTGGAAGAGAAATATGGAGAAAACAGCAAATCCAAGAGCTCAAAGTACTAG
- the LOC105464503 gene encoding thiosulfate sulfurtransferase, translating to MVHQVLYRALVSTKWLAESIRTGKLGPGLRVLDASWYSPGTREARKEYLERHVPGASFFDIEECRDTASPYEMMLPSEAGFADYVGRLGISNHTHVVVYDGDHLGSFYAPRVWWMFRVFGHRTVSVLNGGFRNWLKEGHPVTSEPSRPEPAVFKATLDRSLLKNYEQVLENLESKRFQLVDSRSQGRFLGTEPEPDAVGLDSGHIRGSVNMPFMDFLTEDGFEKSAEELRALFQTKKVDLSQPLIATCRKGVTACHVALAAYLCGKPDVAVYDGSWSEWFRRAPPESRVSQGKSEKA from the exons ATGGTTCATCAGGTGCTCTACCGGGCGCTGGTCTCTACCAAGTGGCTGGCGGAGTCCATCAGGACTGGCAAGCTGGGGCCCGGCCTGAGGGTGCTGGACGCGTCCTGGTACTCACCAGGCACCCGAGAGGCCCGCAAGGAGTACCTCGAGCGCCACGTACCCGGCGCCTCTTTCTTTGACATAGAGGAGTGCCGGGACACAGCGTCGCCTTACGAGATGATGCTGCCCAGCGAGGCTGGCTTCGCCGACTATGTGGGCCGCCTGGGCATCAGCAACCACACGCACGTGGTGGTGTATGATGGCGACCACCTGGGCAGCTTCTATGCTCCCCGGGTCTGGTGGATGTTCCGTGTGTTTGGCCACCGCACCGTATCAGTGCTCAATGGTGGCTTCCGGAACTGGCTGAAGGAGGGCCACCCGGTGACATCCGAGCCCTCACGCCCAGAACCGGCCGTTTTCAAAGCCACACTGGACCGCTCCCTGCTCAAGAACTACGAGCAGGTGCTGGAGAACCTTGAATCTAAGAGGTTCCAGCTGGTGGATTCACGGTCTCAAGGGCGGTTCCTGGGCACCGAGCCGGAGCCGGATGCAGTAG GACTGGACTCGGGCCATATCCGTGGCTCTGTCAACATGCCTTTCATGGACTTCCTGACTGAGGATGGCTTCGAGAAGAGCGCAGAAGAGCTCCGTGCTCTGTTCCAGACTAAGAAGGTGGATCTCTCGCAGCCTCTCATTGCCACGTGCCGCAAGGGAGTCACTGCCTGCCATGTGGCTCTGGCTGCCTACCTCTGCGGCAAGCCTGATGTGGCCGTGTACGATGGCTCCTGGTCCGAGTGGTTTCGCCGGGCCCCCCCAGAGAGCCGTGTGTCCCAGGGAAAGTCTGAGAAGGCCTGA